The Planococcus versutus genome contains a region encoding:
- a CDS encoding heavy metal translocating P-type ATPase, with amino-acid sequence MFAFIHKNKKTITFGAGILLILAFIVNMMGYQDLRQSILIIVTIIAGIPIAVKAFQALRMRAFSIEMLVTIAVIGALFIGEYVESAVVTFLFLFGDYLEVRTLEKTRSSLKGLVDMAPQEATLIRGETTVTVPVEEVIEGDRVVIRTGGKVPVDGRIVNGHASLNEAAITGESVPASKKLGDKVFGSTVIDSGYIEIIAEKVGDDTTFAKIIELVEEAQESKSKTEKFLNKFANVYTPTVVALSVVVYVLTRDLHLAITFLVIACPGALIIGAPVSSVAGIGNGAKNGVLIKGGEVMDRFSKVDTLVFDKTGTLTKGKPEVTAIKALGVYPEQELLQLVAQAEMASEHHLGQTIVKEAKSRDILLGEQPQSVKVIKGNGLAAVVAEKRLVIGNRKLMNTEQIDISSEAEAYAIKREKAGNTAIFAAIDGKVAGIFSIADQIREDAVPALAQMRANGIKKIVMLTGDNQHTAELVAHALGLDEFHAELLPEDKVAHVKKLKQQGHVVAMAGDGVNDAPVIATADIGLAMGEGGTDISMETADVVLMADKLMQFSHAYSLSKATIRNMKQNTFFAVGIVGVLLAGVLMGSIHLASGMFIHEASVLIVILNGMRLLGFNKKKKQASKSLEPVNGGI; translated from the coding sequence ATGTTTGCGTTTATTCACAAAAATAAAAAAACAATTACATTTGGTGCTGGAATCTTATTAATTCTTGCCTTCATTGTCAACATGATGGGCTATCAGGATCTTCGCCAATCTATCTTAATAATTGTAACAATTATTGCGGGAATACCAATTGCTGTTAAAGCGTTTCAAGCGTTGAGAATGAGAGCGTTTAGTATTGAAATGCTTGTAACCATCGCGGTGATTGGTGCATTGTTTATCGGAGAATACGTAGAATCAGCAGTTGTTACATTCTTGTTTCTGTTCGGGGATTACTTGGAAGTGCGTACCTTGGAAAAAACTAGATCTTCTTTAAAAGGTTTGGTGGATATGGCACCGCAAGAAGCGACGCTCATTCGTGGAGAAACTACAGTTACTGTCCCAGTAGAAGAAGTGATTGAAGGAGATCGAGTTGTTATACGGACGGGTGGGAAAGTACCAGTAGATGGCAGAATCGTTAATGGACATGCATCGTTAAACGAAGCAGCCATTACCGGAGAGTCGGTACCCGCTTCTAAAAAACTAGGTGACAAAGTATTTGGAAGTACCGTAATTGACTCAGGGTATATCGAAATCATCGCTGAAAAAGTTGGAGACGATACGACATTTGCAAAAATTATTGAGTTAGTAGAAGAAGCACAAGAATCAAAGTCGAAAACTGAAAAATTCTTAAACAAGTTTGCCAATGTATACACACCAACAGTGGTCGCGTTGTCAGTTGTGGTTTACGTACTGACAAGAGACCTTCATCTAGCGATTACATTCTTAGTTATTGCATGTCCAGGAGCATTAATTATAGGTGCACCAGTTTCGAGTGTTGCAGGAATTGGAAATGGTGCAAAAAATGGGGTCTTAATAAAAGGTGGAGAAGTGATGGATCGCTTCTCGAAAGTGGATACTTTGGTATTTGACAAAACAGGCACATTAACAAAAGGTAAACCAGAAGTAACAGCCATTAAAGCTTTGGGTGTATATCCAGAACAAGAGCTTCTTCAATTAGTCGCACAAGCAGAAATGGCTTCTGAACATCACCTTGGCCAAACCATTGTCAAAGAAGCAAAGTCCCGTGATATCCTTTTAGGCGAACAACCACAATCTGTTAAAGTCATTAAAGGAAATGGACTAGCTGCAGTAGTAGCTGAAAAACGATTAGTCATCGGAAACCGAAAATTAATGAATACTGAACAAATCGACATTTCATCAGAAGCTGAAGCTTATGCAATCAAACGTGAAAAAGCAGGAAATACAGCTATATTTGCAGCAATCGATGGAAAAGTGGCAGGTATCTTCTCGATTGCTGACCAAATTCGAGAAGACGCAGTACCTGCACTCGCTCAGATGCGTGCAAATGGCATCAAAAAAATTGTCATGTTGACTGGTGATAATCAGCACACAGCAGAGTTGGTCGCCCATGCTCTAGGTTTGGATGAATTCCATGCGGAACTGTTACCAGAAGACAAAGTCGCACATGTCAAAAAACTAAAACAACAAGGTCATGTGGTAGCAATGGCAGGAGATGGTGTTAATGATGCACCTGTAATTGCCACTGCGGACATCGGACTCGCTATGGGTGAAGGCGGTACAGACATTTCAATGGAAACTGCCGATGTTGTATTGATGGCTGATAAATTAATGCAGTTCTCACACGCTTATTCTTTATCCAAAGCGACAATTCGCAACATGAAACAAAATACATTTTTTGCAGTTGGAATTGTTGGCGTTTTGTTAGCAGGTGTTCTTATGGGATCGATTCATTTAGCATCTGGGATGTTTATTCATGAAGCGAGTGTATTGATCGTCATTCTTAATGGAATGAGATTACTTGGATTTAACAAGAAAAAAAAGCAAGCGAGCAAATCGTTAGAACCGGTTAATGGAGGTATATAA
- a CDS encoding queuosine precursor transporter: MFNEFWGLGFALFNFVLLLLMYKFFGKTGLFAWVAISTVLANIQVTKTIEIIGLTATLGNSLYASTFLATDILNEKYGKKEAKKAVWLGFSSLLIMVLVMQFGIKFIPAESDFAQGSLETIFGLVPQIAIGSMVAYLVSQHVDVIIFGALRKLFPKDSQFWIRNNGSTLLSQLLDTLIFTSIAFWGVFPLDIWLQIFFTTYLLKFVVSVMDTPFGYLAKIMKPIDEK, encoded by the coding sequence TTGTTTAATGAATTTTGGGGACTTGGCTTTGCCTTGTTCAATTTTGTGCTGTTATTACTTATGTATAAGTTTTTCGGAAAAACCGGCTTGTTTGCATGGGTCGCAATTTCTACAGTACTCGCAAATATCCAAGTTACTAAAACCATTGAAATTATTGGGTTAACAGCAACACTTGGCAATAGTTTGTACGCTTCGACATTTTTAGCAACCGATATTTTAAATGAAAAATACGGCAAAAAAGAAGCAAAAAAAGCAGTATGGCTAGGATTTTCATCTCTTCTCATCATGGTACTTGTTATGCAGTTTGGGATTAAATTTATACCCGCTGAAAGTGATTTTGCTCAAGGCTCTTTAGAAACAATTTTCGGGTTAGTGCCACAAATCGCCATTGGTAGCATGGTTGCATATCTTGTGAGCCAGCATGTGGATGTTATTATTTTTGGTGCATTACGCAAACTATTTCCAAAAGATAGCCAGTTTTGGATACGCAATAATGGGTCTACATTATTAAGTCAATTGCTGGACACTTTAATTTTTACCTCTATCGCATTTTGGGGTGTTTTTCCACTTGATATATGGCTTCAAATATTCTTTACAACATATCTATTAAAATTTGTTGTTTCTGTAATGGATACGCCATTTGGTTATTTAGCAAAAATTATGAAACCCATTGACGAAAAGTAG
- a CDS encoding SDR family oxidoreductase produces MKVLVVGANGQIGRHFVKMLTKSKHHIPKAMIRKEEQVSFFNRLGVETVLSSLEDSIEEITVAMKGCDAAVFAAGSGGKTSADKTLLVDLDGAAKTIEAAERTGTKRFLMISAINADKRDMWKEDLAHYYVAKHHADNILRASGLVYTIVRPGLLTNEPATGKILAVTDLDSGEISREDVARVLLEALDNEHVFNKTFAVVSGDSDIKSALNQL; encoded by the coding sequence GTGAAAGTACTAGTAGTAGGAGCTAACGGACAAATTGGAAGACATTTCGTGAAAATGCTCACAAAGAGCAAACATCATATACCTAAAGCGATGATTCGCAAAGAAGAGCAAGTTAGTTTTTTTAATCGTTTGGGTGTAGAAACCGTATTATCCAGTTTAGAAGATAGTATCGAGGAAATCACCGTAGCGATGAAAGGCTGTGATGCAGCTGTTTTTGCAGCAGGAAGTGGCGGAAAAACGAGTGCTGACAAAACCTTGTTAGTTGATTTGGATGGTGCAGCAAAAACAATAGAAGCTGCAGAACGCACGGGGACGAAACGCTTTCTTATGATCAGTGCCATTAATGCCGATAAACGAGACATGTGGAAAGAAGACCTGGCACATTATTATGTAGCTAAGCACCATGCTGATAATATTTTGCGGGCTAGTGGATTGGTTTATACCATTGTCCGTCCTGGTCTTTTGACAAACGAACCGGCTACTGGAAAAATTTTAGCGGTTACAGATTTGGATTCCGGAGAAATTTCTCGTGAAGATGTAGCGCGTGTGCTTTTGGAAGCTCTTGATAACGAACATGTCTTTAACAAAACCTTTGCTGTCGTTTCAGGAGATAGCGACATTAAATCAGCATTAAATCAACTTTAG
- a CDS encoding cold-shock protein — protein MNQGTVKWFNSEKGYGFIEYNDGDDVFVHFTGIQGDGFRTLTEGKAVSFDIIDGNRGPQAANVIEIDSE, from the coding sequence ATGAACCAAGGTACAGTGAAATGGTTTAACTCAGAAAAAGGTTACGGATTTATTGAGTATAATGATGGTGATGATGTATTTGTCCATTTTACAGGTATCCAAGGTGATGGGTTTCGCACATTGACTGAAGGCAAAGCTGTTTCTTTCGACATTATTGACGGCAACCGAGGACCACAGGCTGCTAACGTAATTGAAATCGATTCGGAGTAA
- a CDS encoding cupin domain-containing protein: MRAEDWITRFDMSAHPEGGYYKQSFVSPEKITTTDHPKERNLYTSIYFLLQSQDISHFHRLKSDELWYFHAGEAVTVHILSSKGEYRAEKLGLDIFAGEHPQVLVEKGSIFGSTVDAKDAFSLVGCMVSPGFDFADFELLLQSDLLELYPEHEQIIEKLAYKKIPSTLSNTEDKC; this comes from the coding sequence ATGCGTGCAGAAGATTGGATTACACGTTTTGACATGTCAGCACATCCTGAAGGTGGGTATTACAAACAATCATTTGTTTCCCCCGAAAAAATAACAACAACCGATCATCCAAAAGAGCGGAATTTGTATACTAGCATTTACTTTTTATTGCAGTCACAAGATATCTCGCATTTTCATCGTTTGAAATCGGATGAACTTTGGTATTTTCATGCTGGAGAAGCTGTGACGGTGCATATTCTTAGTTCAAAAGGCGAGTATCGTGCTGAAAAACTAGGATTAGATATTTTTGCGGGAGAACATCCACAAGTTCTGGTGGAAAAAGGCAGTATTTTTGGTTCGACAGTAGATGCTAAAGATGCATTTTCACTTGTAGGCTGTATGGTTTCTCCTGGATTCGATTTTGCTGATTTTGAATTGTTGTTGCAGTCAGACTTGCTTGAACTTTATCCGGAACACGAACAAATTATTGAAAAGTTAGCATATAAAAAAATTCCGAGCACTCTATCGAATACGGAAGATAAATGCTAA
- a CDS encoding S66 family peptidase: MIRYPSNVFKTIGITAPSSGMDLEQRELLEQAIVKQEDNGFAVVTGDTAWRQELAKSAPAKIRADEFMEMMTDSSIDFIFPPWGGEMLIEVLEYLDFSKIQPKWILGYSDISTLLLAVTLKTGVATAHGTNIIDLRGKESDITTGRWLSVLQTKAGDSVTQHSSLKYQKEWNHTLPTSVVFHLTEPTKWKTVSGREEHFSGRLLGGCIDVIRHLIGTSFGDVRSFRNEHIPGEPLIWYLENYGMAVTELKRSLTQMKYAGWFENCAGILFGRSTANEAVEEYTVEKMYEDLAKELDLPIAYDIDLGHVPPQVCFINGAYAQVQVANGQGIVVQEFK, from the coding sequence ATGATTCGATATCCATCTAATGTCTTTAAAACAATCGGCATTACAGCACCTTCATCAGGAATGGATTTAGAGCAGCGCGAGCTGTTAGAACAGGCAATTGTAAAGCAAGAAGATAACGGCTTTGCTGTAGTGACAGGAGACACGGCTTGGAGGCAAGAGTTGGCTAAATCAGCACCAGCGAAAATACGGGCTGACGAATTCATGGAAATGATGACAGATTCATCAATTGATTTTATTTTTCCTCCTTGGGGTGGAGAAATGCTTATTGAGGTATTAGAATACCTGGATTTTTCAAAAATTCAGCCAAAGTGGATTCTTGGTTATTCTGATATCAGCACTTTATTATTAGCTGTAACGTTAAAAACAGGAGTTGCAACTGCACACGGCACCAATATTATTGATTTGCGTGGCAAAGAAAGTGATATAACAACAGGACGATGGCTATCGGTTTTACAAACGAAGGCTGGAGATTCTGTTACGCAACATTCATCTTTAAAATATCAAAAAGAATGGAATCATACACTCCCCACTTCTGTTGTTTTTCATCTGACTGAACCAACTAAATGGAAAACGGTTTCAGGTAGGGAAGAACATTTTTCTGGTCGTTTACTTGGTGGATGTATAGACGTTATTCGTCACTTAATCGGCACTTCTTTTGGCGATGTTCGAAGTTTTAGAAACGAACACATTCCAGGTGAACCCCTGATTTGGTATCTTGAAAATTATGGTATGGCTGTTACAGAACTCAAAAGATCGTTGACACAAATGAAGTATGCAGGATGGTTCGAGAATTGTGCAGGTATTTTATTTGGCCGAAGTACAGCCAATGAGGCGGTTGAAGAGTACACAGTAGAAAAAATGTATGAAGATCTCGCAAAAGAACTCGATTTGCCAATTGCTTATGATATCGATTTAGGACATGTTCCGCCACAAGTGTGTTTTATTAACGGAGCATATGCACAAGTACAAGTAGCAAATGGACAAGGCATTGTTGTCCAGGAATTTAAATAG
- a CDS encoding flavodoxin domain-containing protein, with the protein MIQVLILYTSSTGNTEEIAELLKKELDQNVFNITLEALEMGNIDSHHLLEYDGILFGTYTYDDGDLPFETDIFCDVLRTVNMTGKVVGVFGSGDTAYNQFCSAVDLMKVEFKQQHAETIQHTVKIDLYPDEEEDFQSIKKLATEFQQTALNAFTTKKVE; encoded by the coding sequence ATGATACAAGTGCTGATTCTTTATACAAGTTCTACTGGAAACACAGAGGAAATAGCCGAGTTGCTGAAAAAAGAACTAGATCAAAACGTTTTTAACATAACTTTAGAAGCGCTTGAAATGGGTAATATTGACTCCCATCACTTGCTAGAATATGATGGCATTCTTTTTGGCACTTACACATACGATGATGGTGATTTGCCATTTGAAACCGATATTTTTTGTGACGTCTTGCGAACTGTTAACATGACTGGAAAGGTAGTTGGCGTTTTCGGTTCTGGAGATACCGCGTACAACCAATTTTGTTCTGCAGTCGATTTAATGAAAGTCGAATTTAAACAACAGCATGCAGAAACTATTCAGCATACGGTCAAAATCGATTTGTATCCAGATGAAGAAGAGGATTTTCAGTCTATAAAAAAATTAGCAACCGAATTTCAGCAAACAGCTTTGAATGCATTCACTACAAAAAAAGTCGAATAA
- a CDS encoding TIGR00266 family protein → MNNHEIDYKLHGDDMQFVEVELDPSETVVAEAGALMMMEDGIAMETIFGDGSKSSGGSGLMGKLMGAGKRIITGESLFMTAFTNNGTGKRHVAFAAPYPGKIIPLDLSTLNGKVICQKDAFLAAAKGVSIGIEFQRKLGAGFFGGEGFIMQKLEGDGLAFVHAGGTIYRKNLQKGEVLRVDTGCLVAMTGDVDYNIEAVPGIKTALFGGEGLFFATLRGPGSVWIQSMPFSRLASRVFAAAPQNPAGRSKGEGSAAGGLFDLLGGR, encoded by the coding sequence ATGAATAATCATGAAATCGATTATAAGTTACACGGTGACGATATGCAGTTTGTCGAAGTAGAATTAGATCCTTCAGAGACGGTAGTGGCCGAAGCTGGTGCTTTAATGATGATGGAAGATGGCATTGCGATGGAAACAATTTTTGGTGATGGCTCTAAAAGTTCAGGAGGTAGCGGTTTGATGGGTAAATTAATGGGTGCAGGCAAACGCATTATCACTGGCGAGAGTCTATTTATGACTGCTTTTACGAACAACGGGACAGGTAAACGTCACGTCGCTTTTGCTGCTCCTTACCCCGGAAAAATCATTCCCTTGGATTTAAGTACATTAAACGGTAAAGTTATTTGTCAAAAAGATGCTTTTTTAGCAGCAGCAAAAGGCGTTTCAATTGGTATCGAATTTCAACGCAAACTTGGCGCTGGTTTTTTTGGTGGTGAAGGATTCATTATGCAAAAATTAGAAGGCGACGGGTTAGCTTTTGTACATGCTGGAGGCACAATTTACCGCAAAAACCTCCAAAAAGGCGAAGTGCTACGTGTTGATACAGGTTGCTTAGTTGCCATGACGGGTGATGTTGACTACAATATTGAAGCTGTACCCGGCATCAAAACAGCTCTGTTTGGCGGTGAAGGTTTATTTTTTGCTACTTTACGTGGTCCGGGTAGCGTCTGGATTCAATCGATGCCATTTAGCCGTTTAGCTAGTCGTGTGTTTGCAGCTGCTCCGCAAAACCCTGCTGGACGCTCGAAAGGTGAAGGCAGTGCTGCTGGTGGGTTGTTCGATTTACTGGGCGGCAGGTAA
- a CDS encoding ribonuclease HI family protein: protein MLEVFVDAATAGNPQVSAVGVFIRGEGHLIHWSEYVGEMDNHMAEFTALVKGLELAKELSSQMVSIRSDSQVVVDAFEKKMIKNPKFKTVLAKALELSDQFDFCFIKWIPDSQNRAADALAKTELRSHK, encoded by the coding sequence ATGCTGGAAGTTTTTGTGGATGCAGCAACTGCAGGGAATCCTCAAGTGAGTGCTGTTGGTGTCTTTATACGAGGTGAAGGTCATTTAATCCACTGGAGCGAATATGTTGGAGAAATGGACAACCATATGGCGGAATTCACAGCGCTTGTTAAAGGGCTTGAGCTCGCAAAAGAATTATCGTCCCAAATGGTTTCGATAAGGTCTGATTCGCAAGTAGTTGTGGATGCCTTTGAAAAAAAAATGATTAAAAACCCTAAGTTTAAAACGGTACTCGCCAAAGCGCTTGAACTTAGTGATCAATTCGATTTTTGTTTTATAAAATGGATACCAGATTCTCAAAATCGCGCAGCAGATGCACTAGCAAAAACTGAGCTTCGGTCACACAAATAA
- a CDS encoding heavy-metal-associated domain-containing protein translates to MTTVKFQLEPLTCPSCIKKIEGKVGKMNGVEQVKVLFNSSKVKAVYDENTVSSDELKTVIEKLGYSVLA, encoded by the coding sequence ATGACTACAGTTAAATTCCAATTAGAGCCGTTGACTTGTCCTTCATGTATAAAAAAAATAGAAGGTAAAGTCGGAAAAATGAATGGTGTGGAACAAGTAAAAGTACTTTTTAACTCGAGTAAAGTAAAAGCCGTTTATGATGAAAATACAGTGTCATCAGACGAGTTAAAAACAGTGATTGAAAAGCTCGGTTATTCGGTTCTTGCATAA
- a CDS encoding zinc-finger domain-containing protein — MKKIAIIKEIDEMMTTYCEGCFVKSQLRKDEGKTAAHRFCISNCTVGTQLQFLGHELNKVGTSSKQ, encoded by the coding sequence TTGAAAAAAATTGCCATTATCAAAGAAATTGACGAAATGATGACTACCTACTGTGAAGGTTGCTTTGTGAAATCCCAACTTCGCAAAGATGAAGGAAAGACTGCTGCTCACAGATTCTGCATTAGCAACTGTACAGTTGGTACACAATTGCAGTTTTTAGGACATGAACTTAATAAGGTTGGAACAAGCTCAAAACAATAA